The following coding sequences are from one Leptospira mayottensis 200901116 window:
- a CDS encoding leucine-rich repeat domain-containing protein has product MNLQKLGTLFLLCFLSQLKAEETKTHRNLTEALQNPTDVRYLDLNNNQLTTLPKDIGKLQNLQKLNLYNNQLTTIPKEIGYLKELQELNLSRNQLTTLTLPNKIGQLQKLYLDNNQLKTLPKEIGKLQNLQELYLTNNQLKTLPKEIGYLKELQDLDLRDNQLTTLPNEIGKLQNLQKLDLSGNQLKTLPKEIGKLQNLRELDLNDNQLKTLPKEIGYLKELQDLDLRDNQLTTLPNEIGKLQNLQKLDLSGNQLKTLPKEIGKLQNLQELYLYGNQLKTLPKEIGYLKELQVLHLSDNKLTTLPKEIGQLQKLQALLHLGDNQLKTLPKDIGYLKELQLLDLSGNQLKTLPKDIGQLQKLQDLELDSNQLKTLPKDIGKLQNLQVLNLSNNQLKTLPKDIGQLQKLRVLELYNNQLKTLPKEIGQLQKLQELNLSHNKLTTLPKDIEKLQNLQVLNLTNNQLKTLPKEIGQLQNLQVLNLSHNKLTTLPKDIGKLQNLQELYLTNNQLTTLPKDIEKLQNLQELYLTNNQLTTLPKEIRYLKGLEVLHLDDIPALRSQEKKIRKLLPKIHHVNFIKITK; this is encoded by the coding sequence ATGAACTTACAAAAATTAGGAACTTTATTCCTTCTTTGTTTTTTGAGCCAACTCAAAGCCGAAGAAACAAAAACCCATCGCAATCTAACCGAGGCTCTTCAAAATCCGACGGATGTCCGATACTTAGATTTAAACAACAATCAGCTAACAACACTTCCAAAAGATATCGGAAAATTACAAAACCTACAAAAATTAAATTTATACAACAATCAACTCACAACTATTCCAAAAGAAATCGGATATTTGAAAGAGCTACAAGAATTAAATTTAAGCCGCAATCAGCTCACAACACTAACACTTCCAAATAAAATTGGACAATTGCAAAAACTATATTTAGATAACAATCAACTCAAAACTCTCCCAAAAGAGATCGGAAAATTACAAAACCTACAAGAACTATATTTAACCAACAATCAACTCAAAACTCTTCCAAAAGAAATCGGATATTTGAAAGAGCTACAAGACTTAGATTTACGTGACAATCAACTCACAACACTTCCAAATGAAATCGGAAAATTACAAAACCTACAAAAATTAGATTTAAGCGGCAATCAACTCAAAACTCTCCCAAAAGAGATCGGAAAATTACAAAACCTACGAGAATTAGATTTAAACGATAATCAACTCAAAACTCTTCCAAAAGAAATCGGATATTTGAAAGAGCTACAAGACTTAGATTTACGTGACAATCAACTCACAACACTTCCAAATGAAATCGGAAAATTACAAAACCTACAAAAATTAGATTTAAGCGGCAATCAACTCAAAACTCTCCCAAAAGAGATCGGAAAACTGCAAAACCTACAAGAACTATACTTATACGGCAATCAACTCAAAACTCTCCCAAAAGAGATCGGATATTTAAAAGAGCTACAAGTATTACATTTAAGCGACAATAAACTCACAACTCTTCCAAAAGAGATCGGACAGCTGCAAAAGCTACAAGCATTACTACATTTAGGCGACAATCAACTCAAAACCCTTCCAAAAGATATCGGATATTTGAAAGAGCTACAATTATTAGATTTAAGCGGCAATCAACTCAAAACTCTCCCAAAAGATATCGGACAACTGCAAAAGCTACAAGACTTAGAGTTAGATAGCAATCAACTCAAAACTCTCCCAAAAGATATCGGAAAATTACAAAACCTACAAGTATTAAATTTAAGCAACAATCAACTCAAAACTCTCCCAAAAGATATCGGACAACTGCAAAAGCTGCGAGTATTAGAGTTATATAACAATCAACTCAAAACCCTTCCAAAAGAGATCGGACAGCTGCAAAAGCTACAAGAATTAAATTTAAGCCACAACAAACTCACAACTCTTCCAAAAGATATCGAAAAATTACAAAACCTACAAGTATTAAATTTAACCAACAATCAACTCAAAACACTTCCGAAGGAAATCGGACAACTGCAAAACCTACAAGTATTAAATTTAAGCCACAACAAACTCACAACGCTTCCAAAAGATATCGGAAAATTACAAAACCTACAAGAACTATATTTAACCAACAATCAACTCACAACGCTTCCAAAAGATATCGAAAAATTACAAAACCTACAAGAACTATATTTAACCAACAATCAACTCACAACGCTTCCTAAAGAAATTAGATATTTGAAAGGGCTAGAAGTATTACATTTAGATGATATACCTGCTTTGAGGTCCCAAGAAAAAAAGATTCGAAAATTACTTCCCAAAATACATCATGTTAACTTTATCAAAATAACAAAGTAA
- a CDS encoding replication-associated recombination protein A, with protein MSDLFTKKPIPPLAHKIRPSSFEEVIGQTRATKQLVNYRSPVSIILYGPPGTGKSTLAGILCRRWNLPFVEYNAVSTGVAEIKKLLERADREGTILLFLDEIHRFSASQQDSLLKGVETGHLVLIGATTENPAFRITRPLLSRCQILKIEPLSSEEQSFLLERGIQNLSYSINLKEDAKGTLIRFSGGDGRKLLSNLEGLSFSFPENHTISKSDVEEYLESRVIEYDKSGESHYDVISAFIKSVRGSDPDAALYYLAVLLEGGEDPLFIMRRLIILASEDVGNASVNGLPLAVSGLHALEAIGMPEGRLILAHVTTFLASCPKSNASYKGLKAALSFVREKGTGIKIPNRLRNAPTFLHKKEGASQGYIYPHDFGGFKEQNYFPDGFSDHPPRFYFPTENGAELKLKEYLDKVWEKSSRRGDP; from the coding sequence TTGAGCGACCTTTTTACAAAAAAGCCGATTCCACCTCTTGCTCATAAAATCCGTCCGTCCAGTTTCGAAGAAGTAATCGGACAGACAAGAGCGACAAAACAGCTCGTCAATTATCGTTCTCCCGTTTCGATCATTCTCTACGGTCCGCCCGGAACCGGAAAATCCACGTTAGCCGGAATTCTTTGCAGAAGGTGGAATCTTCCTTTTGTGGAATACAACGCCGTTTCCACAGGAGTTGCCGAAATCAAAAAATTGCTGGAAAGGGCGGACCGGGAGGGAACGATTCTTCTTTTTTTGGACGAGATCCATCGTTTCAGTGCTTCGCAACAGGACAGTCTTTTGAAGGGAGTGGAAACCGGGCATCTTGTTTTGATCGGAGCCACGACGGAAAATCCCGCGTTTCGAATCACAAGACCTTTGTTATCCAGATGTCAGATTTTAAAAATAGAACCTTTGAGTTCGGAAGAGCAGTCTTTTCTTCTCGAAAGAGGAATTCAAAATTTATCATATTCTATAAATCTTAAAGAAGATGCAAAGGGAACTCTGATTCGATTCTCTGGAGGGGACGGAAGAAAGCTCCTTTCGAACCTGGAGGGACTCAGTTTCAGTTTTCCGGAGAATCATACGATTTCCAAATCCGATGTGGAAGAATATTTGGAAAGCCGTGTGATCGAATACGATAAAAGTGGAGAATCTCATTACGATGTGATCTCGGCGTTCATCAAATCAGTAAGGGGAAGCGATCCGGATGCTGCGCTTTATTATCTCGCGGTTTTGCTCGAAGGGGGAGAAGACCCTCTTTTTATTATGAGAAGGCTGATCATTCTCGCGAGTGAAGACGTGGGAAACGCATCGGTCAACGGTTTACCTCTTGCTGTTTCCGGTTTACACGCTCTTGAGGCGATCGGAATGCCGGAGGGAAGATTGATCCTCGCACATGTGACTACGTTTCTCGCCTCTTGTCCGAAATCGAATGCGAGTTATAAGGGACTTAAGGCTGCTCTTTCTTTTGTAAGGGAAAAGGGGACCGGAATCAAGATTCCAAACCGCCTTCGAAACGCTCCGACCTTTCTTCATAAAAAGGAAGGAGCTTCTCAAGGTTATATCTATCCTCACGATTTCGGAGGATTTAAGGAACAAAATTATTTCCCGGATGGATTCTCCGATCATCCGCCTCGTTTTTACTTCCCGACTGAAAACGGAGCGGAGCTGAAACTCAAGGAATATCTGGATAAGGTTTGGGAAAAATCTTCTCGTCGTGGCGATCCCTAG
- the hisC gene encoding histidinol-phosphate transaminase produces MIQFQSVLGSLKTYEAGKPIELIIREFGIDPDQIIKLGSNENPFGCAQSVIEAVQKAASKMSYYPDDSYLEFKTALASKFDLTPDRIIPGNGSDQVLDFACRCVLGPGDSILINRITFAMYKIYALQCGAKVHSTETVLHDLNALLDLAKSIRPKIIFLCTPSNPIGDALSKLDVYDFLRQIPSNTLVVIDAAYMEFGKKKDSSTFISAKEVTDLFPNVFYTGTFSKAYGLGGMRIGYGIGNKELISNLYKMRPPFNVANLSALAATEALKYESHVESYLESNLKEMKRYEKFATEQSVEFIDSYANFITFFARRRGKSSTEISQSLLKQGIILRDLRSYDLNAIRITIGTPEQNVRVLTALEREFS; encoded by the coding sequence ATGATTCAATTTCAATCCGTTCTGGGATCCCTCAAAACCTACGAAGCGGGGAAACCAATAGAGCTCATAATCAGAGAATTCGGGATCGATCCGGATCAAATTATCAAACTCGGTTCGAACGAAAATCCTTTCGGTTGCGCACAATCTGTCATAGAAGCCGTTCAGAAAGCGGCTTCGAAAATGTCCTACTATCCTGACGATTCTTACTTGGAATTTAAAACAGCACTTGCTTCCAAGTTCGATTTGACTCCCGATCGAATTATTCCGGGTAACGGAAGTGATCAAGTTTTGGATTTTGCCTGTAGATGCGTATTGGGACCTGGTGATTCGATTCTCATCAACCGAATCACCTTTGCAATGTATAAGATCTACGCGCTCCAATGTGGAGCAAAGGTTCATTCCACAGAAACCGTTCTGCATGATCTAAACGCGCTTTTGGATCTCGCAAAATCAATCCGTCCTAAGATCATCTTCCTATGTACTCCATCTAATCCGATAGGAGACGCTCTTTCCAAGTTAGACGTCTATGATTTTTTAAGACAAATTCCTTCTAACACGTTAGTCGTCATAGACGCGGCCTATATGGAATTCGGGAAAAAAAAGGATTCGAGCACTTTCATTTCCGCCAAGGAAGTTACTGATCTTTTCCCGAACGTTTTTTATACGGGAACCTTTTCGAAAGCCTACGGACTCGGAGGAATGAGGATCGGATATGGAATCGGAAACAAGGAACTAATTTCCAATTTATATAAGATGCGTCCACCTTTCAACGTCGCCAATCTTTCCGCACTCGCCGCGACCGAGGCTCTTAAATACGAATCTCACGTGGAATCGTATTTGGAGAGTAATTTGAAAGAAATGAAACGATACGAAAAATTCGCCACCGAACAAAGCGTCGAATTCATCGATTCCTACGCGAACTTCATTACATTTTTTGCAAGAAGACGGGGAAAATCCTCCACGGAAATTTCCCAGTCTCTTTTAAAGCAGGGAATTATTCTCAGGGATTTGAGGAGTTACGACTTAAATGCGATTCGAATCACGATCGGAACACCCGAACAAAACGTCCGGGTTCTAACCGCTTTGGAACGAGAATTCAGCTGA
- a CDS encoding DUF1016 N-terminal domain-containing protein, translating into MKRENTETLAKEIASIFESIRENTYKGGNRFLLTGHLEIGGLLNQEFNSYIMNEKSRQRMRTLTEKIGKVVKSNFSKRTLYYALKFYQAYHGKKLDFRLSWSHYRILSAVSNLTTRKKLEKEAGEKGWSRELLERYARESGYYGGLKSLKWNRPSGEIYHYKIVKNAFNRQERLRIDLGFRCYRELDLKGFKESEIVRLSSTKKTWSIDKGNSDCLLYHYLGILERVVDGDTFVAQMDLGFGLTARQKIRLLGINAPELNGPGGVEAFDSLKKKLKPGTSLLIRTHIQDKYGRYLGDVLYLPGKESDYETLRAKGIHLNEELSETANKEYP; encoded by the coding sequence TTGAAACGCGAGAATACAGAAACGTTAGCAAAAGAAATCGCTTCTATTTTTGAATCCATTAGGGAAAATACATACAAAGGAGGAAATCGCTTTCTATTAACGGGACATTTGGAAATCGGAGGTTTATTGAATCAAGAGTTTAATTCCTACATAATGAATGAGAAAAGTAGACAGAGAATGAGAACTCTTACTGAGAAGATAGGCAAGGTAGTAAAATCGAACTTTTCGAAGCGAACCCTTTATTATGCGCTTAAATTTTACCAAGCATATCATGGAAAGAAGTTGGATTTTCGTTTGAGCTGGAGTCATTACAGGATTTTATCGGCCGTTTCAAATCTAACGACAAGAAAGAAGTTAGAAAAAGAAGCGGGCGAAAAAGGTTGGAGCAGAGAGCTGTTAGAGCGATATGCTCGTGAAAGCGGTTATTACGGCGGTTTGAAGTCTTTAAAGTGGAATCGCCCGAGTGGAGAGATTTATCATTATAAAATTGTAAAGAATGCGTTTAACCGACAAGAAAGACTTCGTATCGATTTGGGTTTTCGTTGTTACCGCGAATTGGATCTTAAAGGTTTTAAGGAAAGCGAAATCGTACGACTATCTTCTACAAAGAAAACCTGGAGTATTGACAAAGGGAATTCGGATTGTTTACTTTATCATTATCTTGGAATATTGGAAAGGGTCGTAGACGGAGATACTTTTGTCGCTCAAATGGACTTGGGCTTCGGTCTGACAGCCAGACAAAAGATTCGTTTACTTGGTATCAATGCTCCGGAATTGAACGGACCAGGTGGTGTTGAGGCTTTTGATTCTTTAAAGAAGAAACTAAAACCCGGAACCAGTCTTTTGATTAGAACGCACATACAAGATAAATATGGTCGTTATTTGGGAGATGTTTTGTATTTACCTGGCAAAGAATCGGACTATGAAACGTTACGCGCAAAAGGAATCCATTTGAATGAAGAACTTTCTGAAACGGCTAATAAAGAGTATCCTTGA
- a CDS encoding DDE-type integrase/transposase/recombinase, with the protein MNLSTFYKYARALRPDFKRFRKPKQRIGIRASSPLTLLHMDTTILRVQDGSKAYIHFIMDNFSRTILGWKASVEWNAKNTVSNLKEVCEKFNLFHKPIRLLCDDGSENQGAVNGFLDQPNLFIKKLIAQVDISYSNSMIEAVNKKMKYEFLFPKNPISFEEVIDTLKDAVPEYNSRPSGVLFGFSPDQVLYGEVPDKHRFIEQIKEAAVIRPKINKQGLCDPCANPSTIPIKRK; encoded by the coding sequence ATGAATTTAAGCACCTTTTACAAGTATGCTCGGGCTTTAAGACCGGATTTCAAACGTTTCCGAAAACCTAAACAAAGAATTGGGATTCGTGCTTCTTCTCCTTTAACTCTTCTTCATATGGATACTACCATCTTACGCGTGCAAGACGGTTCTAAGGCTTACATCCACTTCATCATGGACAATTTTTCCCGTACTATTCTCGGTTGGAAAGCTTCAGTCGAATGGAACGCAAAGAATACGGTTTCAAATCTGAAAGAGGTTTGCGAAAAATTCAATCTCTTTCACAAACCTATCCGTCTGCTTTGCGATGACGGTTCCGAAAATCAAGGTGCGGTCAACGGTTTCTTAGACCAACCCAATCTATTCATCAAAAAACTAATCGCTCAGGTCGACATTTCCTACTCAAACAGTATGATCGAAGCCGTGAACAAGAAAATGAAATATGAATTTCTATTTCCTAAAAATCCAATTTCATTTGAGGAAGTGATCGATACTCTCAAAGACGCGGTTCCAGAATACAACTCCCGTCCAAGCGGTGTCTTGTTCGGTTTCTCTCCGGATCAAGTCTTATACGGTGAAGTTCCAGACAAACATCGTTTTATCGAGCAAATCAAAGAGGCCGCCGTAATACGGCCTAAGATCAACAAACAAGGTCTCTGTGATCCTTGTGCAAATCCTTCTACTATTCCAATAAAGAGAAAGTAG
- a CDS encoding peptidase M23, with the protein MNLLVTNNNDLAALQTLLQGSSQAINLAANSAVSKYLDDYAKKLQKDNEERSNQLQKTLLESLTNGDEYKYLREAGYSFRTDGEGISAYRQIYSGEIEIDGSAMKSTSYSPDLEYQYIRIDTKFNPGNLSVDMMNPNATRFNAEMVLGVKNYIDNLQKNVETMFAQFSNKTNEIKEEYAQNLEIEDYQKKLYEASKENYLTAFQALPGELKNMFEGEMGGLKNYHEQGSKYNFGTESFKGQSGDMKKIGKAMYEGASIDDTVFGGSRELKGSVSVKGIPVEVSYGMQYLIVTSGFDISNLGYNFKLKGVGTNYVDSQLSNVNQKYTLYSEDIQNRIEKQAKANDAEKESKGFLFNVLSGMSGGQKPHEAIKSEVQSRITGAVAEATGLPASFVGALVGGSNMKQAMKAYEKSVTTEAISQATGIPAWYLNQKISEKEATHAMTTSFSYNMGRGLGTMAAVAIATVAVGPIGVIALAANPDVTKKVNKFSDHLGKQAYENRETIDTVITVAASATAIITGGASLVALAAYKTIQGATEGGVLGALAGAATIGNAPLSIATGGLVSYDLSYSREKGFGASVGGGMKLMEGLGVGATLSYNEQTGFGGSAGLQAGTSALSFNAGISYSEQGGISANAGLGLGMGKNGTTGSYASTLNLGMSYNRNDGFGTSVGISRNNNVVLPGVGATLSRSEFGGWGADVSTDQYGSYEGKGGKYGGVSGGLSWNEHTGVTLSLNSGGTNAFNYNAQSGLTSNSNFLAESAMNNALAQGVADTDEEKAYKAAKAEADSRAAQNRNNSEQGKSALDAVGYATQRREDGLPGSQGTIGFGDADGPNPAHGTSSHDPGQTLTSSGSFGPDGKPTGGRQLSASDVAEFKADWRKESPAQTDANIAGLKAAGYDTSGLEKFVNDYRNQSKPGYGNSNQTGSPIVVTGSRTPSLGERIGSIFGSIGNGIQGLWNSMTGGGGSGPVHSSSSNLDAILNPQVVERIYYPGSNGQANGAPRATDDPVEIKIVSGEFGRNTTQWTDMADFRNKPHYNGRDNPSKVDLAGQYANDDLTWFGPNASFRVDGVFVGERISGSRIQLSVLNSEGNVVGQLNLKHFKEINQAIYQGTGQIFPAGTYLGRTNDKVGLSEGPHLHAEITNEWLKKDKNASRNDIYNWMRGGY; encoded by the coding sequence ATGAATTTACTTGTAACGAATAACAATGATTTGGCGGCGTTACAAACATTGTTACAAGGAAGTAGCCAAGCAATCAACTTGGCGGCAAACAGCGCAGTGTCCAAATACTTAGACGACTACGCAAAAAAACTCCAAAAAGATAACGAAGAAAGAAGTAACCAACTCCAAAAGACACTTTTAGAATCGCTGACAAACGGAGACGAATACAAATATCTCAGAGAAGCAGGATATTCTTTCCGAACGGATGGAGAAGGAATATCCGCGTATCGACAGATCTACAGCGGAGAAATTGAAATCGACGGCAGTGCGATGAAGAGCACGAGTTATTCTCCCGATTTAGAATATCAATATATTAGAATAGACACAAAATTCAATCCAGGAAACTTGAGCGTGGATATGATGAATCCAAACGCGACAAGGTTCAACGCGGAAATGGTACTGGGAGTTAAAAACTACATCGACAATCTCCAAAAGAACGTGGAGACGATGTTTGCTCAGTTCAGTAACAAAACAAACGAGATCAAAGAAGAATACGCACAGAATCTGGAGATAGAGGATTATCAAAAGAAATTGTATGAAGCGAGTAAAGAAAACTACTTAACCGCTTTCCAAGCTTTACCAGGCGAATTGAAAAACATGTTCGAAGGAGAAATGGGAGGACTCAAAAATTATCACGAACAAGGATCGAAATACAACTTCGGAACAGAAAGTTTCAAAGGCCAAAGCGGAGATATGAAGAAGATCGGCAAAGCGATGTATGAAGGAGCTTCGATCGACGACACAGTTTTTGGAGGAAGCAGAGAACTCAAAGGCTCGGTGAGCGTCAAAGGCATACCTGTGGAAGTAAGCTACGGAATGCAATACTTGATCGTCACATCCGGATTTGATATATCCAACTTAGGCTACAACTTCAAACTGAAAGGAGTCGGAACTAATTACGTAGACAGCCAACTCTCGAACGTAAATCAAAAATATACCCTCTACTCCGAAGACATTCAAAATAGAATCGAGAAACAAGCAAAGGCGAATGACGCGGAGAAGGAAAGCAAGGGTTTTCTATTTAACGTATTAAGCGGAATGAGCGGAGGACAAAAACCTCATGAAGCCATTAAATCCGAAGTTCAAAGCCGCATAACGGGAGCAGTTGCAGAAGCAACCGGATTGCCTGCGAGTTTTGTGGGAGCCCTTGTCGGCGGTTCCAACATGAAACAAGCGATGAAAGCATACGAGAAGAGCGTGACCACGGAAGCGATATCGCAAGCAACCGGAATTCCCGCTTGGTATTTAAACCAAAAGATTTCTGAGAAAGAAGCGACACACGCGATGACGACGAGCTTTTCGTACAACATGGGTCGGGGTCTTGGCACGATGGCGGCTGTTGCAATAGCGACAGTTGCGGTAGGTCCAATCGGTGTCATCGCTCTTGCGGCAAATCCAGATGTGACGAAAAAAGTGAACAAGTTCTCGGATCATCTGGGTAAACAAGCGTATGAAAACCGCGAAACGATCGATACAGTAATAACGGTTGCTGCTTCTGCGACGGCAATCATAACAGGTGGAGCGAGTTTAGTAGCGCTTGCAGCTTACAAAACGATACAGGGCGCGACGGAAGGCGGCGTGTTGGGTGCGCTCGCTGGAGCAGCGACGATTGGGAATGCTCCTCTTTCGATTGCAACTGGAGGTCTTGTAAGCTATGACCTAAGCTACTCGAGAGAGAAAGGATTTGGAGCAAGTGTTGGGGGCGGCATGAAGCTGATGGAAGGCCTTGGAGTTGGAGCCACACTCAGTTACAACGAACAAACAGGATTCGGCGGATCCGCGGGTTTGCAAGCGGGAACAAGCGCACTTAGCTTTAACGCGGGAATAAGTTATTCCGAACAAGGAGGAATTTCAGCTAACGCTGGCCTCGGACTCGGAATGGGTAAAAACGGAACCACAGGATCGTATGCCAGCACTCTCAACTTGGGAATGAGCTACAATCGCAACGACGGCTTTGGCACTAGCGTGGGAATTTCAAGAAACAACAACGTGGTTCTTCCGGGAGTTGGTGCTACACTTTCTCGTTCGGAGTTTGGAGGATGGGGAGCGGATGTATCTACGGACCAATACGGTTCGTATGAAGGTAAAGGCGGTAAATACGGCGGAGTCAGTGGAGGACTTTCTTGGAACGAACACACGGGTGTTACACTCAGCTTAAACTCGGGGGGAACCAATGCATTCAACTACAATGCTCAGAGCGGTTTAACCAGTAACAGTAACTTTCTTGCCGAGTCTGCAATGAACAACGCTCTCGCTCAAGGTGTGGCCGATACCGATGAAGAGAAAGCATACAAAGCAGCGAAAGCAGAAGCGGATTCAAGAGCTGCTCAGAATAGGAACAATTCTGAACAAGGAAAATCTGCGTTAGACGCGGTTGGATATGCTACGCAGAGAAGAGAGGACGGCTTACCGGGAAGTCAAGGAACGATTGGCTTTGGAGATGCTGACGGTCCGAACCCTGCACACGGAACATCTTCTCATGATCCAGGACAAACGTTAACTTCATCGGGATCGTTTGGACCCGATGGAAAACCGACAGGTGGTCGTCAGCTAAGCGCAAGTGACGTGGCTGAGTTCAAAGCAGATTGGAGAAAGGAAAGTCCTGCGCAAACGGATGCGAACATCGCCGGTTTGAAAGCTGCAGGATACGACACGAGTGGTCTTGAAAAGTTTGTAAACGATTATCGTAACCAATCGAAACCCGGTTATGGAAACTCGAATCAGACCGGAAGCCCGATCGTCGTTACTGGAAGTAGAACCCCGAGTTTGGGAGAAAGAATCGGTTCCATCTTTGGTTCGATCGGAAATGGCATTCAAGGTTTGTGGAACAGCATGACGGGTGGTGGGGGATCGGGTCCTGTGCATTCGTCTTCATCTAATCTGGATGCGATTCTAAATCCGCAAGTAGTGGAAAGAATCTACTATCCAGGAAGTAATGGTCAAGCCAATGGCGCGCCTCGTGCAACGGATGATCCTGTAGAGATCAAAATTGTATCGGGGGAATTTGGACGGAATACAACTCAATGGACAGACATGGCTGATTTTAGAAACAAACCTCATTACAACGGGAGGGACAACCCGAGTAAAGTGGATTTGGCTGGTCAATACGCGAATGATGACTTAACTTGGTTTGGTCCTAACGCAAGCTTTCGTGTAGACGGAGTCTTTGTCGGAGAGAGAATCAGCGGTTCTCGGATTCAGCTTTCAGTTTTGAATTCTGAAGGTAATGTGGTAGGTCAACTGAACTTAAAACATTTTAAGGAAATCAATCAGGCAATTTACCAAGGAACAGGCCAGATATTTCCAGCCGGAACCTATTTAGGCAGAACGAACGACAAGGTTGGGTTATCGGAGGGGCCGCATTTGCATGCGGAGATTACGAATGAATGGTTAAAGAAAGATAAAAATGCTTCGCGTAACGATATCTACAATTGGATGCGGGGAGGATATTAA